From the Daucus carota subsp. sativus chromosome 8, DH1 v3.0, whole genome shotgun sequence genome, one window contains:
- the LOC108199727 gene encoding probable inactive purple acid phosphatase 2, with translation MIPLTLTLFFLLILELSSSTEISISFSPKKLFKSGDPVTIKWSGIDSPSQLDWLGIYSPPNSESPHFIGYFFLSNSSNWQSGSGQITFPVVNLRSNYQFRIFRWDESEVDPTQQDQDHNPLPGTKHLLGKSEELEFESGRGPEQVHLALTGNEGEMRVMFVTGDGKESFVRYGSGQNRLDMVVGTRVMRYEREHMCDSPANTSIGWRDPGYIHDGVMKNLKKGIKYYYKVGSDSAGWSTTYNFVSHDGGLNETTAFLFGDMGAATPYSTFLRTQEESISTLKWIHRDIEALGDKPTFISHIGDISYARGYAWLWDTFFNQIEPVASKVPYQVCIGNHEYDWPLQPWKPDWASSVYKTDGGGECGVPYSLRFNMPGNSSELTATSAPATRNLYYSFDVGVVHFVYMSTETNFLEGSSQHSFLKNDLESVDRSKTPFVVVQGHRPMYTTSNEIRDAPLRKKMLEHLEPLFVKNKVTLALWGHVHRYERFCPINNFTCGVEALPVHVVIGMAGQDWQPIWEPRPDHPTDPVFPQPKWSMYRTGEFGYTRLHATKEKLTLSFVGNHDGKVHDVVDILASGQVAGYENGYNDHFPNGHVSKVRVNDNISKSRVQARYSGSWYVVGTVVLVVGVLIGYVLGFISHSRREIASLNKWTPVKSEET, from the exons ATGATTCCATTAACACTCACCCTTTTTTTCCTCCTAATTCTTGAGCTATCATCTTCAACCGAAATCTCCATATCTTTCTCCCCGAAAAAGCTCTTTAAATCGGGTGACCCGGTTACAATCAAATGGTCCGGAATCGACTCACCTTCTCAACTCGACTGGCTCGGTATCTACTCCCCACCCAACTCTGAATCACCCCACTTTATCGGCTACTTCTTTCTGTCCAACTCATCCAATTGGCAATCCGGGTCGGGTCAAATCACCTTCCCGGTTGTTAATCTCCGGTCAAATTATCAGTTTCGGATCTTTAGATGGGATGAATCCGAAGTTGACCCGACCCAGCAGGACCAGGACCATAACCCATTACCTGGAACGAAGCATCTGTTGGGCAAGTCAGAGGAGTTGGAGTTTGAGTCGGGTCGGGGCCCTGAACAGGTTCATTTGGCTTTGACGGGTAATGAGGGTGAAATGAGGGTGATGTTTGTGACTGGTGATGGGAAGGAGAGTTTTGTGAGATATGGGTCGGGTCAAAATAGGTTGGATATGGTTGTGGGTACGCGGGTTATGAGGTATGAGAGGGAACATATGTGTGATTCTCCGGCAAATACAAGTATTGGGTGGAGGGATCCCGGGTATATACACGACGGGGTtatgaaaaatttgaagaaAGGGATTAAGTATTACTATAAG GTGGGTAGCGACTCCGCGGGTTGGAGCACTACTTACAACTTTGTTTCTCACGATGGAGGCCTGAATGAAACAACAGCTTTCTTGTTTGGCGATATGGGTGCTGCAACACCATACTCCACCTTTCTCCGTACACAGGAAGAAAGCATATCAACCCTAAAATGGATTCATCGTGATATTGAAGCACTTGGTGACAAGCCTACTTTCATCTCCCACATTGGAGATATTAGCTATGCTAGAGGGTACGCATGGTTGTGGGACACCTTTTTTAATCAGATTGAGCCGGTTGCCTCCAAAGTCCCTTACCAAGTGTGCATTGGTAATCATGAATATGATTGGCCATTACAGCCTTGGAAACCTGACTGGGCTAGCTCTGTTTATAAGACAGACGGGGGTGGAGAATGTGGGGTACCCTACAGTCTTAGGTTCAATATGCCTGGAAACTCTTCAGAATTAACAGCAACAAGTGCTCCTGCAACACGAAACTTGTATTACTCATTTGATGTAGGTGTTGTGCATTTCGTATATATGTCTACAGAAACCAATTTCCTAGAGGGGAGCAGCCAACATAGCTTTTTAAAAAATGACTTGGAATCAGTTGACAGAAGCAAGACCCCGTTTGTGGTCGTCCAAGGACATAGACCAATGTACACAACAAGCAATGAGATCAGAGATGCTCCTTTAAGAAAGAAGATGCTTGAGCATCTGGAGCCTCTGTTTGTGAAAAATAAGGTAACCCTTGCATTATGGGGTCACGTACATAGGTACGAAAGGTTTTGTccaataaataattttacttgTGGAGTGGAAGCATTACCCGTGCATGTCGTTATAGGAATGGCAGGTCAAGACTGGCAACCTATATGGGAACCAAGACCAGATCACCCTACTGACCCTGTTTTCCCACAACCTAAATGGTCAATGTATCGTACTGGAGAATTTGGGTACACTAGACTTCATGCAACAAAAGAAAAGCTAACACTTTCCTTTGTAGGAAATCATGATGGCAAGGTACATGATGTGGTAGATATTCTGGCATCTGGTCAAGTTGCTGGCTATGAAAATGGCTATAATGATCACTTTCCAAATGGTCATGTTTCTAAAGTAAGGGTCAACGATAATATTTCTAAATCAAGGGTTCAGGCGCGATACTCAGGATCTTGGTATGTTGTCGGAACTGTTGTACTGGTGGTGGGGGTTCTTATTGGATATGTTCTTGGGTTCATATCACATTCTAGAAGAGAGATTGCATCACTTAATAAATGGACTCCAGTGAAAAGTGAAGAAACTTGA